In Aedes albopictus strain Foshan chromosome 3, AalbF5, whole genome shotgun sequence, the genomic window tggacttcggtcagcagtattttcaccataccatatgtttgtggacctatgcacttatagcctagttatatcgaagtctcgcgcttagtatcatataggcgtatctgcaatgatcgattttttctttgctcaataactaccggtgaatcatttccagtggTTTtagttgttctagccctagtcgtcctttatcgaaacaaaccaagagatcatcctagcagtgaacgtattgaattattgtaaaagattgaagctgacgacattttttatgttaatggactaaaatatatccaccaaattctTACAATCACATCTAGTTTCAAttaatttttagaaaatggagaaaatttatATTTGCCCGAAAATACcttttgccagaatgtaccaatccccagaatttaataataaattctggggattggtacattccggcaaatggtactttcgggcaaatagtattctggcaaatggtacattctggcaaatcgttttctggcgtttgtcattctggcgaatggttttctggcgaacggttttctggcaaatatcgcacaatctaaCATTCTTCCTTAACCTTTATTCATTGATAGAAAACCTGCCGTTAAAGGAGCTGAGGTGTAACTTCACGATTCGTTTTTTATCGTTCGTACACACGCCATGGAAATTGAGCAATGAAGAAGGCACAAAGTGAGAACTTTACTCACATCACGCTGAAACCTTAGGACTCTGATAACGAACTAGATTTCTCCGAACAATCTTGCCATCACCTTCCACCACAAGTGCGTGTATGTGTAATACCATTCACCTAATCAATTACCCATTTCGCTCCAAACGTGTTGCAACGCTTCATCCTTCACGGCCGTAAACGTATCCTCAGTAGTGGAACGACGCTTGATTGTAATTTACTTGGCTTGTGTATATGTGTTGCGAGAGGGCCAATGCCCACCGTGGGAAAGTTCTTGTTCCAAGAAATTACCGCCATTACCGGCCGGTCGGTGATGGGATTAATCAAGTGCCAAGTTCAAGTCCTACTGCCGTAGGCTAAGAACTGATCCGAGTTTTACCGTCGACCACGACGACGTCCGGTCAACAGCGGCCCACACGCAAATTGAGTTATCGTTAGGACGAACGTACTAACCTAGTGAACACGGTGCGGTGGTGTCTGCCCTGCCATAAGCTGCAAACCAACCGGCTGCGACAGATTTGAAGCGGGTTGGACAGACTAGCGCAGTGATTGCTGCATTATGAGGCGCTACCTACATAGTACGAGAAGGATGGATTGACTACGACACGACGGCGATGGGATAATGGTGTCATGAAAATTTGATATAACAATCCCTGCAATGCCCTCAAGGAGGATCAGATGATGAGATGACTATGCTTATATGAGGATGTAGCGGATGACTAACTTCACTCTTGGCTGGTTGAATATGCGAGAATTAATAGCAAAATGTCTGTCCATGGAGTTTGAGcattaattttgaaataaatcagcattgggctgaaaatctcggtaATGAagtaagcaaaacaaaaacacctTGCAGGAATATCtgccgaaattcctggagttgGATCCAAAATACCCTAAAGTGGCGCGCTTTAAGAAACACATGGTGAACCACTACTGAATTCACGACGAGAGCAAACACGCAAAAGTAATAAATTCCCCAGAACGGCACCATCATCACCGTTGTCGTGAACTAGCAATGTGCTGTGAACTTTGTCCAACTCCAGAAGCACGTGCTCTGCTTATTCTTGGTGGCAACCGTCCAACGACGTTTTATTCTAGGTTTCTTTGGGTCTTCGTCGTACTCACCTTCGACTTCCAACTGTCCAACAGCCCCAGCTGGCCATCGGCGGAGCTGATTTTCACCCTCTGGTCGTCCTCGGTCATCCCCGGCAGCAGCACCGTCATATTCCGCGGCCCCTTGAAACCTAATATGTTGGTATCCTGATGAGGAGAAATGGTACCACCGAGAAAGACACACAACAAACATCATTAAAACCATCCCTCAATGAAACGGAAAATCATAAATCTTCGTCAAGGATGTCGCATGAGCTCAGTCTTCGTCGCCATATGTACTATAGATACGGCACATACCAAAGCATACACACTCTATTTAAAATACTTACGTATATCACTACCGCGAGGTCTAGCCTCGGGTTGGCGTGGTCTTCCTTCTTGTTGCTGTCGTACACGAAGAACGTCGTTCCGAACACATTCGACCGGAGCTTCCCCACAAAGCCGTCCGCCTGCCGGGACAAATCCGTCGGATCACAGCTGATGATGTAGTTGGACGTTTTGCTCTTCTTTCGCTTTCGCCCTGATTTGGTGGTGGTTTAAAAATGTTATTCATGAAATTTCATAGACAACCGATCCTACATACCCGCTAAACAGAAAACCTTTTTCCCGTAGTCCCGCTCCAGATGCAGGTAGTAGATCGGAAACAGCCCCCGGTCCATGCCCTTCCGGTCCCGCGTTATCCTACATTTGTACAGCACCCCCTGCGGAGCAGGTTGCGTCACCCACTGTTCGACCGGCCCGATGACATCCCCTTCGGTGTCGTTGTGGCCACTGGCTTGCGGTGACGAATGTTCCACGCTTTTGCCGCTACTGCTGTCGTGATGGCTGCCGCCGTTGTTGTTCATCAGGGCGGGTGAAATCGGCGCCGAGTGCGTTAGCAGGTGTTCGGCACTGTGGCGGATGGCGGAGTCGAAGCTGTTCGACGACGGCAGAATGTCCACCGGGGTACTTTCCTCGTCTTCGCTGTCCTGGGAGGAGGGGGTGAGCTTTTCGAGGGGTGCTGAAATTGGTGGATATTTTAAGTATTTAAAGTATATTATATTTTGGAAAATATATTGACACATTTGTCAAAGTTTTAATTCGCTTTATAGATAGGCATTATCAAAACCTCCTTCTATGTCTAATAAAGAGCTATAAAGCttatagagctatttcttttgctgaaaaccttTCCGGTCCTTGATCTCCaaaagattgaagaggaggttggccggttgaaaaacaacaaaaccgctggagcagatcaactaccaagcgagcatcTACAATGCAGTGGggaagcactgatgagagcactacactgtctAATTTTAGCAAGATTTTGGAAGGAAAAGATATACCGGAGGAATCGACGGGAGGTATTATGtgacccatctacaaaaagggcgacaagttggattgcgggaactatcgcgcgatcacactactgagcgctgcctacaaggtactctcccaaattttatgccgccgtctatcaccgattgcaagagagttcgtggggcaataccaggctgaattcatgggtgaacgcgctacaacggatcagatgttcaccatccgccaggtgttgcagaaatgccgggaatacaacgtgcccacacatcacttgttcatcgatttcaaatcggcgtatgatacaatcgatcgagagcagctatggcagattatgcacgaatacggattcccggataaactgatacggttgatcaaggcgacgatggatcgagtgatgcgcGTAGTtctagtatcagggacactctcaaatcccttcgaatttcgcagagggttacggcaaggtgatggtctttcgtgcttgctgttcaacattgcgttagaaggtgtaataaggagggcGGGGATTTACATGAGTggtacgatttttacgaagtccgttcagctgcttggtttcgctgatattgatattattgctcgtgaatttgagacgatggcggaaacatacatccgactaaagagtaaagccaggcgaatcggataagtcattaatgtgtcgaagacaaagtacatgatggcaaagggctccagtgaggaatcaccgtgcccgccaccccgaatttatatcaacggtgatgaaatcgaggcggttgaagaattcgtgtacttgggctcactggtgaccgccgataacgacaccagcagagaaattcagaggcgcattgtggcaggaaatcgtgcttactttggactccgcaaaactctacgatcgaataaagttcgccataacacgaagttaactatctacaaaacgctgattagaccggtcatcctctatgggcacgaaacatggaccctacgtgcagaggaccaacgcgcccttggagttttcgaacggaaggtgttgcgtaccatctacagcggagtgcagatggacgacgggacttggagaaggcgaatgaaccacgagctgcatcagctgctaagagaaccaaccatcgtccataccgcgaaaatcgggaggctacggtgggcgggtcacgtcatctggatatcggatagcaacccgactaaaatggttctcgagagtcatccggtacaaaaagacgtggagcgcagcgagctaggtgggtcgaccaagtggaggacgatctgcggaccctacgcagagtgcggaactggagacaaactgccatggaccgagtttaatggaggaggctactatgtacagcagaggccaccccggccttagcctgactggtaaggtaaggtaagcgaaaacgtacatccgactaaagaatgaagctagGGAGAAATTACCGCGTCCGCCACCCAGAATTTCcatcaacggtgatgaaatcgaggcggttgaagaattcgtactCTTCgagtcactggtgatcgccgacaacgacaccagcaggaaatcgagcttactttggactccgcagaactctacgatcgaacacagTTCGCCGTCACACAAAGTTAACTATCAACAAAACGCTTATTGAACCGATAGTCCTCAATGGACACGAATcatggaccttacgtgcagaggacctatttacatctacggcggagtgcagatggaagacggaacggaTGGAGAAGacgaataaaccacgagctgcatcagctgctgagagagccAATCATCGTCCATACTGTGAAAATCGGGAGTGGGtgcgtcacgtcatcaggatgtccgatagcaacccgattaaaatggttctcgagagtcatccgaccggtacaagaagacgtgatgccCAGCGAGCAAGGTGGGTCAATCAAATGTAGGGTGTTCCTCCTCCGAGGTGCCATCTTTtgcttcttccgagatttttccactaatttcttctaagatttctccaaggggcagcagggacaggagtcctgGGGCTTGACGaaaccccccttctgcgagtcacgtgggagcctaggattcttttcTAAGCGAACCATATCAACACACCAGTGTGGAGCcaccacctttggcaccgggaggtgaccgaACACCGGGGCATACGGGTTTCTCAAGcagagtaagcctaggcgtggcgaGGTCTCTATTGGgcctctttagaaattccacacatccggaagcaactctgttcaagcgatacggcaccgcttccaaagtgtcacagcccagctaggatGCTTGGGGTACATCAGGAACGACGCCAGTAACGGCGatgacatagtgccgcttcaaagtgagagtgaaagtgcgcgtccataggattttcgtgaatttgctattgttgatattcttctttgcggcttcgcacacgcgcactcccactctcacgcgtaactataacggcaccctaaGACATACTAGTCTTGCTTTGTAATTGGTAACTAAGACGGTACACGCTTAGGTTACTAAgcacaagtgagctggtagcgacggcccaagcagcacctgcaacatcatgcagattgtggcttactatgctttggtctaaatgagttgcactagaagcacacgaaacttccatcttgtcagttgagttgcatttaaactccgaaatccgtaaagttgcggctttgtttcatagaaattacAAATTACCaagtgtttgacatcgatctgtggaggcggagcttacatattgctcgcaagtgataatacagtcagcttacattaaatgtgttatgtaacatgcatgaaacatctaactctggtttgtttgttcagataaggttccatatgcgttacagaaaacttgagcgtcttttcatttggacagttctctaacttgtgacaaagaaggtgcaataaagtaacaagtaacttcagtagcttttatggtgtgttgagcatcgattctctcacagagcttttggtgtaaggactgttcattaaagaaagtggacatctgtttaacaatagtttagagttaaaactaaacaaaaaattctgaatttttgctcagtgtgtaaaaacattgttcacttcggcaacacactcaaagaaaatggaaaaagtaagaaatttcgagcgataggtcgtattagctttgcgactagcagattaattctgcacaaatggtgttccaaaaagttgtcatttcgagaattggcttactaatacaattccgggaccgcaattttttaacgctaagcggggacagatgtgctggataatgtagggtacatcagaactgaaaaatttgggaaaaagtttttagtgtggcaagccaattgttcatgtggcttaaagagttcttcgtatttcacaacgggaacaatcaacggtgaaaataacagaaaggaatgcatcaaaaatcgacttctacttatctaccgaaaacatacggatcctcttttgttttaggcggatctggcatccgcttattacgcttcttctacactagagatgctcaagacggaaaaagtcgattttgtcaaaaaatggcaaaatccacaaaacttctctgaacagcgtcctgtggaaagatactggacaataattaagcggcatcttaagaaagatggaagagaagcaagctctgttgaatgattcaaaaaaatttgacctgcggcacaacgaaaagttacggagaaagttgtgcagaatctaatgggaggtatcaagaggaaactccgagcgttcttccgaaaagcgaagtaaatgttcaaactcacgtgaatttggccacatgtatgttgattgtcatttataaaaaaaaacttatgaatttgttcgaaagtacatattttctattgaaaaacaggtgtccactttctttaatgaacagtccttagtatgtaaggtgagtagataatactcctggtgtccatggttcgagtctggacataatcttttcccaacttttttatcattccttcacgtttatgttgcataagaatttagaatctgcgctttttgggtttcaaagaagaagcaattgtgttctgtcgtccgtaatacggacagtgaataaattgcactaaggttgctgttactggattagcaacaagtcgtgttgcttgggggcattctatcctcttagtaaggccgggtgacactgacttgaaacagCGGATGGGttaatgtcgacgctgtcttccgttccataaaaccgtggcgtggccttaaagtacgttcctggtCTGTGCCCACCTTAGGTAACTAGCTGAGTGGAAGTAAGTTCAGATGACACTCCTGATTATTTAAGCTGATCCGGCTCCTGAACTCAGTCCCCGTAAGGGCCTGGGCCAGCCCTCGGGTGGTTTCTCTGCTTACACaaataaccaccaggatcattaGCGATAGTAAGGGATGGCGGCTTTAAGGGGAACCCAACAGAAATGactgcatcgatccgcctgcgaaagGGTCCGGCAACCACGGCAAGATCAAAGTAGGCTTGTTAT contains:
- the LOC109401307 gene encoding protein king tubby 2; translation: MSAINNSRHQKLEQQRQLMEAYIRQKRATPGMVQASDMQLVRPMSAVNRNGREVHAYDGPMQFMMSPNNPDQILTSTGLVTTTTGSASITTTPTSPYSDAPLEKLTPSSQDSEDEESTPVDILPSSNSFDSAIRHSAEHLLTHSAPISPALMNNNGGSHHDSSSGKSVEHSSPQASGHNDTEGDVIGPVEQWVTQPAPQGVLYKCRITRDRKGMDRGLFPIYYLHLERDYGKKVFCLAGRKRKKSKTSNYIISCDPTDLSRQADGFVGKLRSNVFGTTFFVYDSNKKEDHANPRLDLAVVIYDTNILGFKGPRNMTVLLPGMTEDDQRVKISSADGQLGLLDSWKSKNMDNVVELHNKTPIWNDETQSYVLNFHGRVTQASVKNFQLVHDSDPDYIVMQFGRTSDDIFTMDFRYPLCAFQAFAIALSSFDGKLACE